ACGAAGTACTTCCTTGATCCTGCGCATGGATAACCTCTTGTTCGCCAATGGTGCACCTCCTGAAGTGGGTGAAAAGGAAACTTCAGAAGGTTTTACACCAGGTTCTCCAGCGCCGCATTGCCGTCAATGCAAAACCGACAACCCATTCCGGCAGCTAACCAAAAAGTGGTCAGTTTGCCGTCGGAATCGGTGGACAATTTGCGTTGGAATGACTGTCCAGTTTGGAACGGAACAGGTGTCCAGTTTGCGTCGGAATCAGTGTCCAAGTTGCTCCGGAATACCCACCCCGGATCTTTTGAGACGCGAAGTTTGAGATATGTTTGCAGAGCCTGGGCTGTTTCGGGCCACAGAAGGCAAGTCCGGTGCTTTTTGCCTTTTCCCATGAGGGTAACCTGAGCGGTTCCCAGAAGGCGCATGTTGTCCGTTTTGAGTTCCACAATTTCGCTAACGCGAGCCCCTGTATTGTAGAGCAGCAAAAGTAACGCTTTATCGCGCACTCCGGTACGCGAGTTGATATTCACCGTGTCGAGCAACGCCTGCATTTCTTTTTCTTCGAGATATTCGACCATTTTGTGTTCAGTTCGTTTCAGGGGGATAGTGCGGATCTTCTGACACTGGAGCAGCAGAGCAGGCTCCTCGCGGGCGATAAAGCTGAAGAGGATACGAATGGCCACCAATCGCGCATTGCGTGTTCGTAGTCAACGACAATTACACTTCCTTGTTTATTTTCTGTTGTCTTGATGTCGTTTTGCCTGCCTGGCCCGATAACTGTCGTTGTCCAGCTCAAGGATGGTTGAGTGGTGAACCAGGCGGTCGATAGCGGCGGCAGTGGTCATGGGATCTTTAAAGATCCTGTCCCACTCACTGAAGACCAGGTTGGAAGTAATCATCAGGCTGCGCCGTTCGTACCGTTCAGAAAGGAAAGTGAACAGCACCTCCATCTCCTCACGGCTTTGCTGCACGTAACCAATGTCATCGAGCACCACCACATCGAAGAGAAAGTCCATGGAGCCAGTTCCCGCCTTTCAACATTTGATTGGATCGAAAAAGTCCAATGGAGGCTTTTTATTCCGCTTTAAGTTTGCCGACAAGTTGTCCAGACAACAGAGACTACATTCAAACCCTTTCGTGAAGGCGGGGATCCTTTTATCTAATAAATATCTATTCAATAATCTACCTGACTTTAGATAAAATTCTTTACAAAACAATATGATTTGTATTAGTATTCTATTCAAAATTTATTCAGGAAAAGCCATGAACCTACGACAGGAACAGAATGAAAACAGGCTCCTTTCTCATCTGGAAAGCAGAGCTATTTCATCCCATGGGTTGCAGAAGGCCCTGGGCTTTAGCCAGCCCACAGTATCTCGTCTGATAAATTCTCTTGGCAGAAGAGTTTTGAAGTTGGGGCACGGCAGAGCAACGCTTTACGCCCTTGCTCGAGATATAAGAGGCTATGGTTACGAATTTCCAGTATATCAAGTTACCGAAAATGGTGACGTGGTTCCTATGGGGAATCTATTGACACTTCAGGGAAGTGAATACTGGTGGGCACCCGTCGAAGGAAGAGGTGAACTTTTCGACCATCTGCCCTGGTTTATACAGGACATGCGCCCTGATGGTTTTATGGGGCGAGCCTTTGCTCACAGGGTTAGCGAGCATCTTAGACTTCCTGGGCGACTCCAATATTGGAATGATGACCATGTTCTGATTGCCCTCTCCAGCAGCGGAGAGGACT
The bacterium BMS3Abin14 genome window above contains:
- a CDS encoding transposase codes for the protein MDFLFDVVVLDDIGYVQQSREEMEVLFTFLSERYERRSLMITSNLVFSEWDRIFKDPMTTAAAIDRLVHHSTILELDNDSYRARQAKRHQDNRK
- the xerC_1 gene encoding tyrosine recombinase XerC translates to MVAIRILFSFIAREEPALLLQCQKIRTIPLKRTEHKMVEYLEEKEMQALLDTVNINSRTGVRDKALLLLLYNTGARVSEIVELKTDNMRLLGTAQVTLMGKGKKHRTCLLWPETAQALQTYLKLRVSKDPGWVFRSNLDTDSDANWTPVPFQTGQSFQRKLSTDSDGKLTTFWLAAGMGCRFCIDGNAALENLV